One stretch of Glandiceps talaboti chromosome 7, keGlaTala1.1, whole genome shotgun sequence DNA includes these proteins:
- the LOC144437333 gene encoding uncharacterized protein LOC144437333, translated as MSESSTPTKTLRVAVIGAGAAGLCAARHLASRPHLFEPHVFEKTGQVGGTWVYTDKTGKDEYGQAIHSSMYWNLRTNLPKEVMAFPDFPFNKSLPSFITHQDVLQYLQNYCQHFDLNKYIKFNTSIESVSPVHQTGKKEVSWDISYKDVTQSQGNLKTQQYDAVLVCNGHFSVPKSPHLPGIDEFQGEVTHSHDYRYPQQYQDKVIVMLGAGASGQDIAIDVAKEAKQVILSSRKEPLQSPLPDNVTQMCNIDRLTSNEVIFVNGDRVQTDVLMFCTGYYYTFPFLTPECNVKVNDGRVTPLYKHVIHTEYPNLAFIGICHIICPFPQFNSQVKFSIAAIDGSMELPNQEDMEKDIANDYEKRLAMGFPHRYAHRMGNLQWAYDADISSIGKYNAIPNHVSKLYDYFYAKRATNLMLYKRNNYVFNSETGTWKEIKNQ; from the exons ATGTCAGAGTCCAGTACACCAACTAAAACATTACGTGTTGCAGTTATTGGTGCTGGTGCAGCAGGACTGTGTGCAGCAAGACATTTAGCCAGCAGACCTCACTTATTTGAACCTCATGTGTTTGAGAAGACAGGTCAAGTTGGTGGGACATGGGTGTATACAGATAAAACTGGTAAAGATGAATATGGACAAGCTATACACTCCAGTATGTATTGGAATCTGAG AACAAATCTACCAAAAGAGGTGATGGCATTTCCAGATTTTCCCTTCAACAAGAGTTTACCATCATTTATAACTCACCAAGATGTCCTCCAATATCTCCAGAATTACtgtcaacattttgacctcAACAAATACATCAAA TTCAATACATCAATTGAATCTGTCAGCCCAGTTCATCAAACTGGGAAGAAAGAAGTATCCTGGGATATTTCTTATAAAGATGTGACACAAAGTCAGGGTAATCTAAAGACACAGCAATATGATGCTGTATTAGTTTGTAATGG GCACTTTTCTGTCCCAAAAAGTCCACATTTACCGGGAATTGATGAATTTCAAGGAGAAGTCACTCACAGCCATGATTATCGGTATCCACAACAATACCAAGACAAGGTGATTGTTATGTTAGGAGCTGGTGCTTCTGGTCAAGACATAGCAATTGACGTTGCCAAGGAAGCTAAACAAGTGATTCTAAGTTCTAGAAAGGAACCCTTGCAATCACCACTGCCAGATAATGTAACTCAAATGTGTAACATAGACAGACTTACTAGCAATGAAGTTATATTTGTTAATGGTGACAGAGTCCAAACTGATGTATTGATGTTCTGTACAGGGTATTACTACACATTTCCATTTTTGACCCCAGAATGTAATGTCAAGGTCAATGATGGACGTGTCACCCCACTTTACAAACATGTTATTCATACTGAATACCCAAATTTAGCATTTATTGGAATATGCCACATTATATGTCCCTTCCCTCAGTTTAACAGTCAAGTGAAATTTTCTATAGCAGCTATAGATGGCAGTATGGAGCTTCCGAATCAGGAAGATATGGAGAAAGATATAGCAAATGACTATGAGAAGAGATTGGCCATGGGTTTCCCACATCGCTATGCTCATCGTATGGGTAACTTACAATGGGCATATGATGCTGATATCAGTTCTATTGGAAAGTATAATGCTATACCAAACCATGTGTCAAAACTTTATGATTATTTCTATGCGAAAAGAGCGACTAATTTGATGCTGTATAAGCGAAATAATTATGTGTTTAATTCAGAGACAGGAACATGGAAAGAGATAAAGAATCAATGA